A stretch of the Panthera uncia isolate 11264 chromosome D1, Puncia_PCG_1.0, whole genome shotgun sequence genome encodes the following:
- the ASCL2 gene encoding achaete-scute homolog 2, with product MDSGALLRPAPPVPGVSGGCVARRRPTSPALLRCSRRRRPGASETGGGAAAVARRNERERNRVKLVNLGFQALRQHVPHGGASKKLSKVETLRSAVEYIRALQRLLAEHDAVRAALAEGLLAPTAARPPASSGPPGTPAAAAAASPSCASSSPGRGGSSEPGSPRSAYSLDDSGCEGALSPVERELLDFSSWLGGY from the coding sequence ATGGACAGCGGCGCACTGCTCCGGCCCGCGCCCCCCGTGCCTGGTGTCTCCGGCGGCTGCGTCGCTCGGCGGCGACCCACATCCCCAGCACTGCTGCGCTGCAGCCGGCGGCGACGGCCCGGCGCATCGGAGACCGGGGGCGGCGCGGCGGCCGTGGCGCGGCGCAATGAGCGCGAGCGCAACCGCGTGAAGCTGGTGAACTTGGGGTTCCAGGCGCTGCGGCAGCACGTGCCGCACGGCGGCGCCAGCAAGAAGCTGAGTAAGGTGGAGACACTGCGCTCAGCCGTGGAGTACATCCGCGCGTTGCAACGCCTGCTGGCGGAGCACGATGCCGTGCGCGCCGCGCTGGCCGAGGGGCTGCTGGCACCAACAGCCGCGCGGCCCCCCGCATCCAGCGGGCCTCCCGGgacccccgccgccgccgccgccgcctcgcctTCCTGCGCCTCGTCGTCCCCGGGCCGCGggggcagctcggagcccggtTCGCCACGCTCCGCCTACTCCTTGGACGACAGCGGCTGCGAGGGCGCGCTTAGCCCCGTGGAGCGCGAGCTGCTCGACTTCTCCAGCTGGTTAGGGGGCTACTGA